The proteins below come from a single Aegilops tauschii subsp. strangulata cultivar AL8/78 chromosome 6, Aet v6.0, whole genome shotgun sequence genomic window:
- the LOC109745831 gene encoding cinnamoyl-CoA reductase 1 has product MAVVVCVTGAGGFIGSWIVKLLLARGYAVRGTSRRADDPKNAHLWALDGAAERLTMVQVDLLDRASLRAAFHGCDGVIHTASPMHDTPEEIIEPVITGTLNVVEMAADAGVRRVVLSSTIGTMYMNPHRDPDAPLDESCWSDLDYCKQTKNWYCYAKTIAERGAWEAARALGLDLAVVIPVVTLGELLQPSMNTSTRHILKYLTGEAKAYVNESHAYVHVKDAAEAHVRVLEAPNAGGRRYVCAERTLHRGELCRILAGLFPEYPIPTRCKDEVNPPKKGYKYTNQPLKDLGMKFTPVQEYLYEAVKSLQEKGFIQKASGNKGLASRGSSPPQNSTAPVFMSKL; this is encoded by the exons ATGGCCGTCGTCGTCTGCGTCACCGGCGCCGGCGGCTTCATCGGCTCCTGGATCGTCAAGCTCCTCCTCGCCCGCGGCTACGCCGTCCGCGGCACCTCCCGCCGCGCCG ATGACCCCAAGAACGCGCACCTGTGGGCGCTCGACGGCGCGGCGGAGCGGCTGACGATGGTGCAGGTCGACCTGCTCGACCGGGCCAGCCTCCGCGCCGCCTTCCACGGCTGCGACGGCGTTATCCACACCGCATCACCGATGCACGACACCCCC GAGGAGATCATCGAGCCGGTGATCACCGGGACGCTCAACGTGGTGGAGATGGCCGCGGACGCCGGCGTCCGGCGCGTGGTGCTGTCCTCCACCATCGGCACCATGTACATGAACCCCCACCGCGACCCGGACGCGCCGCTCGACGAGTCGTGCTGGAGCGACCTCGACTACTGCAAACAAACCAAG AACTGGTACTGCTACGCCAAGACGATCGCGGAGCGGGGCGCGTGGGAGGCGGCGCGGGCGCTGGGGCTGGACCTGGCGGTGGTGATCCCGGTGGTGACGCTGGGCGAGCTGCTGCAGCCGAGCATGAACACCAGCACCAGGCACATACTCAAGTACCTCACCGGCGAGGCCAAGGCGTACGTCAACGAGTCGCACGCCTACGTGCATGTCAAGGACGCCGCCGAGGCGCACGTCAGGGTGCTCGAGGCGCCCAACGCCGGGGGACGGCGCTACGTCTGCGCCGAGAGGACGCTGCACCGCGGCGAGCTCTGCCGGATCCTCGCCGGGCTCTTCCCGGAGTACCCGATTCCCACAAG ATGTAAGGACGAGGTAAATCCGCCAAAGAAGGGTTACAAGTACACCAACCAGCCTCTGAAGGACCTTGGCATGAAGTTCACCCCTGTGCAAGAATACCTCTATGAAGCGGTGAAATCCCTGCAAGAGAAGGGATTCATTCAGAAGGCTTCTGGCAACAAG GGGCTTGCTAGTAGAGGGAGTTCGCCGCCTCAAAATTCAACGGCGCCCGTGTTTATGTCGAAACTTTGA